The nucleotide sequence NNNNNNNNNNNNNNNNNNNNNNNNNNNNNNNNNNNNNNNNNNNNNNNNNNNNNNNNNNNNNNNNNNNNNNNNNNNNNNNNNNNNNNNNNNNNNNNNNNNNNNNNNNNNNNNNNNNNNNNNNNNNNNNNNNNNNNNNNNNNNNNNNNNNNNNNNNNNNNNNNNNNNNNNNNNNNNNNNNNNNNNNNNNNNNNNNNNNNNNNNNNNNNNNNNNNNNNNNNNNNNNNNNNNNNNNNNNNNNNNNNNNNNNNNNNNNNNNNNNNNNNNNNNNNNNNNNNNNNNNNNNNNNNNNNNNNNNNNNNNNNNNNNNNNNNNNNNNNNNNNNNNNNNNNNNNNNNNNNNNNNNNNNNNNNNNNNNNNNNNNNNNNNNNNNNNNNNNNNNNNNNNNNNNNNNNAAATAgactaaatttattttatttaaaaaatttaaattatttaaatttattttttatttaaaaatttaaatatttttattatctcACTAACTTACCTTAAAAAATTGGGAGTTCTAGAAGAGCGTGGCCTCTATACATTTTGATCTAACTTGAAAATgccactgcattctgcatctggTTTTGCGTTCAATATTTCACTATAATTTATTTCATCAAGTATGCATAAACATTCAATATTAACGGAACAGAACGCCTTCTTTGAATTTCAATGCTTCCGAAATAGCAATGTTTGACAATGAGTCAGCACGTTCATAACTTCACATACACACCATCCCATCCTCATTTCCCATTACCCCATTCTATGCCTATAAATAGAACCCACTCCTCTCTTCATCAACCACACACTACGAATCTAACCTCACTTCTTACCATCTACTTCTCATTCCTTCTCTTAGCTTCTTAATTCACAATCATGGCCGTCTTCACTTTCGAGGATGAAATCACCTCCACCCTTCCCCCCGCCAAGCTTTACAATGCTATGAAGGATGCCGACTCCCTCACCCCTAAGATTATTGATGACGTCAAGAGTGTTGAAATCGTCGAGGGAAACGGTGGTCCTGGAACCATCAAGAAACTCACCATTGTCGAGGGTCAGTAACTACTCAATTCAGTAAACATACTATATATCTGATAATTATGTGTTGTGacttgtaataataataatgacatATATGCAGATGGAGAAACCAAGTTTATCTTGCACAAAGTGGAGGCAATAGATGAGGCTAACTATGCATACAACTACAGCGTGGTTGGAGGAGTGGCTCTGCCTCCCACGGCGGAGAAGATAACATTTGAGACAAAGCTGGTAGAAGGACCCAACGGAGGATCCATCGGGAAACTGAGTGTGAAGTTCCACTCGAAAGGAGAAGCGAAGCCAGAGGAGGAAGACATGAAGAAGGGTAAGGCCAAGGGTGAAGCTCTCTTTAAGGCAATTGAGGGTTACGTCTTGGCCAACCCTGCTCAATATTAGAACACTTTGCTCCATCTTGATACGCACTTGTTTTCTTTTGAGCATGTTTGTGTGTGCGCATGCTTCAAGTAATTGGTTTTTTTCTATGTAATAAGAAATAAGTATTGCCTTTCTTTATCTTTTGCTGCAGCTTTGTCTGAGCTTCATATCAATCAAAtttaatacaaagaaaaaaaaatgaaaatttgaatGATTATTATACAATCtaaatattattttatcattttgttctatagtttatttttttaaaatttttgtaagataaaatatattttgttgtCTCTTgacattttaaaaatcttttaaaattatctttaattttgactcgattcaatttttttaatatttaaataaatttcacTTTTACCGCCCTCCTAATGACAACAAAATGCAATAGTTGAATCAAACAACAAAACCATCATGAATTTTAGCTGGTATCCAATTTCCTTCTTTATCAAACATCTATGTGGTaattataaaaatagaaaaagattatTACGAATCCTTCAAGTAAAGTGAAATGGGTGTCTGAAAATGGCGAGAAAGGTGAGAGCTTTACCTTGGAGTTGGAGAAAAGAGCACCAGTGGTTCAACTCAAAGTGAAGTGAAGTCGGTAGCCAGTTTACAAAAATAAGAATGAGGCTTTGAATAAGAGGGAGACAAATTACCTTTGAGTTTAGAGTCGCCCTAGGATTGAATTAGAAGAAGGGTTATAGTGGTGGtgacagaagagtagaagagaaggATAAATATGATATGATAAAGGTgacgattttttttatttaaaaagaaaatgacaaatagatcCTGACCTTTTGTTTTGCATGTATTTTTGTCTCTgatcattaaaaaatatttttaagtctttgatcttcacaaaatttggacggatcagtccctgatggAAGCATTTGGGTGGAGGGACTGattcgtccaagttttgtgaaggtcatggacttaaaaatatttttcaataatcAGAAACAAAAATGTCCGCGGAACAAAAGGTTAAGGAcctatttattattttctcttttttaaatTAAGGTGAATGTTAGGGTGTAAATAAAAAAAGTTTTCTACACCTATAGAATATTTGTGACATAGTGTAAGAAGGACATGTGAACATGTGTAATTGATTGATGGTTCAGCAATAACAGAAAAGGCTGACATTATAGCTTAACGTAGTGATTAGTAGCATACTGCcataaaaattaacaatttaacGGTTTGATTTGAAATGTAAtcacagtttttttttttatcatttgatGGGCTAAATTTGTTTGTTGAAAGAGTTTTTTGTTTGGCCAAAATCTCGTGAACCACATAAGAGTTGAAAAATATTTGGGACAGATGAATTGTTGTGTGTATAAAATCAAGAGAGCACATGgcaaaaaatatataacaaagtAGTAAAAATGACTAATAATCTTAATAGGCCCACAATATTATTATCCTGGCAGTATATTcaagtaaaaaaatatatatataaaaaagaaccAAAATGCAGGCcacgaaaataaaaaagaagttgTGATAAATGTATATTATGGTTATTACAAATTAATTTCACCAAAGAATTTTTGTAAATTATGATTATCACAAATTACTTCTATGTTGTTTTTTAAAATACAACTGGTATAACTTGTTTTTCAGGAATTATAATTTTGTTTAATAGAGGTGTTt is from Arachis ipaensis cultivar K30076 chromosome B01, Araip1.1, whole genome shotgun sequence and encodes:
- the LOC107639492 gene encoding pathogenesis-related protein 2-like, whose translation is MAVFTFEDEITSTLPPAKLYNAMKDADSLTPKIIDDVKSVEIVEGNGGPGTIKKLTIVEDGETKFILHKVEAIDEANYAYNYSVVGGVALPPTAEKITFETKLVEGPNGGSIGKLSVKFHSKGEAKPEEEDMKKGKAKGEALFKAIEGYVLANPAQY